A genomic region of Anaerobaca lacustris contains the following coding sequences:
- a CDS encoding sugar ABC transporter ATP-binding protein, giving the protein MSDPILQFEHISKSFFGARALHDVSLAVRPGSVMGLIGENGAGKSTLMNILGGVLQPDEGRMRLCGRPYCTAGPADATAAGIAFIHQELNLFGNLSIIDNLFIDGFPRLGRTPLIHRRQATRRATAALAAVELDLSPKTRVDRLTPGNKQLVEIAKALHGGARIIIFDEPTTSLTSRETQRLFSLIERLRRDGCTILYISHALADVLRLADEIAVLRDGQVVQTGPRETFDIDTMIAAMVGRRIDQLYPTRRGAPGDRVLMSVSRVTEPGQVKDISFDLHEGEVLGLFGLMGSGRTELGRILFGLDPFRSGRIEVCGQSQRKRTARRSIAGRMAFVPEDRREEGLLMEASVAENMALVALPRYRRNRILSTLDRSALRRTLDDMIGALKVRCVDPRTDAVKNLSGGNQQKVVIGKWLLAEPVVCIMDEPTRGIDVGAKYEVYSIIGDLADRGAGVVCVSSELEELTGMCDTLLVMSRGRIRGRFRRSEFNEERILAAAFEGHLECESPEKSGASDPCIR; this is encoded by the coding sequence ATGAGCGACCCCATTCTTCAGTTCGAGCATATCAGCAAGAGCTTCTTCGGTGCCAGGGCGCTGCACGATGTCAGTCTGGCGGTTCGGCCCGGATCGGTGATGGGGCTGATCGGAGAGAACGGCGCGGGCAAGAGCACCCTGATGAACATCCTCGGGGGCGTTTTGCAGCCTGATGAGGGGCGGATGCGTCTGTGCGGCAGGCCGTATTGTACCGCCGGTCCTGCCGACGCCACCGCCGCCGGCATCGCATTCATCCACCAGGAGCTGAATCTGTTCGGCAATCTCAGCATCATCGACAATCTGTTCATCGACGGATTCCCGCGTCTCGGACGAACTCCTTTGATCCATCGGCGTCAGGCCACGCGGCGCGCGACAGCAGCTCTGGCGGCGGTCGAACTCGACCTCTCCCCCAAGACACGGGTCGACCGCCTGACCCCGGGGAACAAGCAACTGGTTGAAATCGCCAAGGCCTTGCACGGCGGGGCGCGCATCATCATCTTCGACGAACCCACGACCTCGCTGACATCTCGCGAGACGCAGCGGCTGTTCTCTCTGATCGAGCGGTTGCGGCGAGACGGATGCACGATCCTCTATATCTCTCATGCCCTGGCCGATGTCCTTCGGCTGGCCGACGAGATCGCCGTCCTGCGCGACGGTCAGGTGGTTCAAACAGGGCCCCGGGAGACGTTCGACATCGACACGATGATTGCGGCGATGGTGGGCCGACGGATCGATCAGCTCTATCCGACTCGGCGCGGAGCGCCTGGCGACCGGGTCCTGATGTCGGTGTCCCGTGTCACGGAGCCCGGCCAGGTCAAAGACATCTCGTTCGATCTCCATGAGGGCGAAGTGCTCGGTCTGTTCGGGCTGATGGGATCCGGGCGCACGGAACTGGGCCGCATCCTGTTCGGCCTGGATCCCTTCCGCTCCGGCAGGATCGAGGTCTGCGGACAGTCGCAGCGCAAACGGACCGCCCGCAGGAGCATCGCCGGCCGGATGGCGTTCGTTCCGGAGGACCGTCGCGAGGAGGGACTGCTGATGGAGGCGTCGGTGGCCGAGAACATGGCGCTGGTAGCCTTGCCAAGGTACCGCCGCAATCGCATTCTGAGCACCCTCGATCGGTCGGCGTTGCGTCGTACCCTCGACGATATGATCGGGGCCCTGAAGGTCAGGTGCGTCGATCCCAGGACCGACGCCGTCAAGAATCTGTCCGGCGGAAACCAGCAGAAGGTCGTCATCGGTAAGTGGCTGCTCGCCGAGCCGGTCGTCTGCATCATGGACGAGCCGACCCGCGGGATCGACGTCGGCGCCAAATACGAGGTGTACTCGATCATCGGCGATCTGGCCGACCGAGGCGCCGGCGTGGTGTGCGTCTCGTCTGAGCTGGAGGAACTGACCGGCATGTGTGATACACTGCTTGTGATGAGCAGGGGTCGGATCCGCGGTCGATTCCGGCGCAGCGAATTCAACGAAGAACGGATTCTGGCGGCGGCGTTCGAAGGTCACCTCGAGTGCGAATCGCCGGAGAAGTCAGGAGCGTCCGATCCATGTATTCGCTGA
- a CDS encoding ABC transporter permease — protein sequence MHRSDNVTALAPTGRLKDAFLRRVLLSDSFVLFLAVVYFLVLWAFLPRLGSARNLSNLSSNIWPLFVLVIGQMFVLIVGGIDLSQTSIMAITSVCGALLMTSGLDPALFARNPLWGVLVSEQGGPLAGSIAAVPVGILVMLAIGALIGLANGLAVAKCRMPPFMVTLVSMFFFSGLAILITRSENVTNLPVAFLAIGQNYLGHVQAGRSTVGLVPYSFFAGVALAWAAWFILGRTIAGRWFYAVGMNRRAATASGIPTDRVIVCAYVISGFCAALGSVLYSSRLGAGRPTLGANVLLDIVGAAVIGGISLYGGKGKVRWAFYGVLFFVVLDSSLYMLNLRFYTVNIVKGAVILVAALLDVLRNRVRMGRTPTGPRVVV from the coding sequence GTGCACAGAAGCGACAACGTCACGGCACTTGCCCCGACCGGCCGCCTGAAGGATGCGTTCCTTCGCCGGGTGCTTCTGTCCGACAGCTTCGTCCTGTTTCTTGCCGTGGTCTACTTCCTGGTGCTCTGGGCCTTCCTACCTCGACTTGGCAGCGCCCGCAATCTGAGCAATCTCTCGTCCAACATATGGCCGCTGTTCGTGTTGGTCATCGGTCAGATGTTCGTGCTGATCGTTGGGGGGATCGATCTGTCGCAGACGTCCATCATGGCCATCACCAGTGTCTGTGGGGCCCTGCTGATGACGTCCGGGCTGGACCCGGCACTGTTTGCCAGAAACCCCCTCTGGGGCGTCCTGGTCTCGGAGCAGGGCGGACCGCTGGCCGGAAGCATCGCGGCGGTTCCTGTCGGAATTCTCGTGATGCTGGCCATTGGTGCACTGATCGGCCTGGCCAACGGTCTGGCGGTTGCCAAATGTCGGATGCCGCCGTTCATGGTCACACTGGTGTCGATGTTCTTCTTCAGCGGCTTGGCCATTCTCATCACGCGTAGCGAAAACGTCACCAATCTGCCCGTCGCGTTCCTGGCCATTGGCCAGAACTACCTCGGCCACGTTCAGGCAGGCCGCAGCACGGTCGGCCTGGTGCCGTATTCGTTCTTCGCCGGTGTGGCGCTGGCGTGGGCCGCGTGGTTCATACTGGGGCGGACCATTGCAGGACGCTGGTTCTATGCCGTCGGGATGAATCGTCGCGCCGCGACGGCTTCCGGCATTCCCACGGATCGTGTGATCGTGTGCGCCTATGTCATCAGCGGGTTCTGTGCGGCACTGGGGTCGGTGCTGTATTCGTCCCGTCTGGGGGCCGGCCGGCCCACGCTGGGTGCGAACGTTCTGCTGGACATCGTCGGTGCGGCCGTGATCGGAGGCATCAGCCTCTATGGAGGCAAAGGCAAAGTGCGATGGGCGTTCTACGGGGTGCTCTTCTTCGTTGTGCTGGACAGTTCTCTCTACATGCTGAACCTCAGGTTCTACACGGTGAACATCGTCAAGGGCGCGGTGATCCTGGTGGCGGCCCTGCTGGACGTCCTTCGCAACCGGGTTCGCATGGGCCGGACGCCGACCGGCCCGAGGGTGGTGGTATGA
- a CDS encoding sugar ABC transporter substrate-binding protein has product MTMKALLRTVVLLGTSAVVVGALSCSRRGPQEGQLTICFAFQDLETEFWVAGHKAITETLRGKGIRVLERNANQDANRQLEQVRDAIAQDVDGIIIIPQDGESAVTIVGEANRAGIPIAVFNRPPSDRSKPALVVVADNEEIAEEAVTYMAKVARQKRRDRKWKPLIVVGDLGDRNAVARRQGFFNVIEKNPDLFETPIEVPSKWDPATTLANLEAALQANPDVDFLFTSSDFLYPQIRAVLEPLGKWKKIGEPGHVILGGLDGDSTAYKLMEEGYVDATGVQDLFFEAHAIMDALLDAIETGHRTPEKWIEDPGFALTQENMAERAKDMWGYRVLRGQ; this is encoded by the coding sequence ATGACGATGAAGGCATTGCTGCGCACCGTGGTGTTGTTGGGAACTTCTGCCGTGGTTGTGGGCGCCTTGTCCTGCTCACGGCGAGGTCCGCAGGAAGGTCAATTGACGATCTGTTTTGCCTTTCAGGACCTCGAGACCGAGTTCTGGGTCGCCGGCCACAAAGCCATCACCGAGACCCTTCGAGGCAAAGGGATCCGGGTCCTCGAACGTAACGCCAACCAGGATGCGAACCGCCAGCTCGAGCAGGTTCGCGACGCCATCGCCCAGGACGTGGACGGCATCATTATCATTCCCCAGGACGGCGAAAGTGCCGTAACCATTGTGGGCGAGGCCAACAGGGCCGGGATTCCCATCGCCGTGTTCAATCGCCCACCGAGCGACCGCAGCAAGCCGGCATTGGTGGTTGTGGCCGACAATGAAGAAATCGCGGAAGAGGCCGTGACGTATATGGCCAAGGTCGCCCGCCAGAAGCGTCGAGACCGCAAGTGGAAACCCCTGATTGTGGTCGGTGACTTGGGCGACCGCAATGCGGTGGCTCGCCGCCAGGGTTTCTTCAACGTCATCGAGAAGAACCCCGATCTGTTCGAGACGCCGATCGAAGTGCCCTCTAAGTGGGATCCGGCGACCACTCTGGCGAATCTGGAAGCCGCTTTGCAGGCGAATCCCGACGTGGATTTCCTCTTCACCAGTTCCGATTTCCTCTACCCACAGATCCGGGCAGTTCTGGAGCCGCTGGGCAAATGGAAGAAGATCGGCGAGCCCGGCCACGTCATCCTTGGCGGGCTCGACGGCGACAGCACGGCCTACAAGTTGATGGAAGAAGGGTACGTCGATGCCACCGGCGTCCAGGACCTATTCTTCGAGGCGCATGCGATCATGGATGCGCTGCTCGATGCGATCGAAACAGGTCATAGGACGCCTGAGAAGTGGATTGAGGATCCGGGTTTCGCACTGACCCAGGAGAATATGGCCGAGCGAGCCAAAGACATGTGGGGTTACCGGGTGCTGCGCGGACAATAG
- a CDS encoding sugar-binding transcriptional regulator → MATDADLRKLLYKVAKAYHDDGLTQQQIAIRLGLSRIKVSRLLRTARDERIVQISIASPQDSNADIERQLERQYGLKEALVVTCLTDDPVSIVDGLGVVAASCLTRGLQGDEVIALSWGTSVLSVVNALAPMDLPDVRVVQLLGGLGELEAQTHGADLARRMAQALGAKPRLIHAPGIVKDEIVREALVKDPQVADTLDLAGRADIALVGIGLFAPGSTLLSGGNTLTTAEVEQLKSQGVVGDIALQFFNEQGLKVDHPINRRIVGTDLEKIKAIPRVVGVAGGVEKVRAIRAALLGGLIDVLVTDDRTGEALLAAPESRPHGNQPAWGQSADDLQCTPDGNRG, encoded by the coding sequence ATGGCCACAGACGCCGATCTTAGAAAACTCCTGTACAAGGTCGCCAAGGCCTACCACGATGATGGCCTGACGCAGCAACAGATCGCGATCAGGCTGGGCTTGTCGCGAATCAAGGTATCGCGATTGTTGCGCACCGCCCGTGACGAGCGGATCGTGCAGATCTCTATTGCCTCGCCGCAGGATTCAAACGCGGACATCGAGCGCCAACTCGAGCGGCAATACGGGCTGAAAGAGGCCTTGGTGGTCACCTGCCTGACAGACGATCCCGTTTCGATCGTCGATGGGCTGGGCGTTGTCGCAGCAAGCTGTCTGACTCGCGGCCTTCAAGGCGATGAGGTCATCGCCCTGAGCTGGGGCACATCGGTTCTCTCCGTGGTCAATGCGCTGGCTCCCATGGACCTGCCTGATGTCCGAGTGGTTCAGCTTTTGGGTGGCTTGGGCGAATTGGAGGCCCAGACCCATGGAGCGGACCTGGCCCGCCGGATGGCGCAGGCCCTTGGGGCCAAGCCCCGCCTGATTCATGCGCCGGGCATCGTCAAGGACGAGATCGTGCGCGAGGCACTGGTGAAAGATCCACAAGTCGCCGACACACTCGATTTGGCCGGACGAGCCGACATCGCCCTGGTCGGCATCGGTCTGTTCGCGCCGGGCTCGACGCTGCTGTCCGGCGGCAACACCCTCACGACAGCCGAAGTCGAGCAGTTGAAGTCGCAGGGTGTAGTGGGCGATATCGCACTGCAGTTCTTCAACGAACAAGGCCTCAAGGTGGATCACCCGATCAATCGCCGAATCGTGGGGACGGATCTGGAGAAGATCAAGGCCATCCCTCGCGTCGTCGGCGTTGCCGGCGGAGTGGAGAAAGTCCGAGCGATCCGGGCAGCCCTCCTCGGCGGACTGATCGACGTTCTCGTCACCGACGACCGGACGGGCGAGGCGCTTCTGGCGGCGCCGGAATCGCGTCCGCACGGGAACCAACCTGCCTGGGGGCAATCCGCCGACGATCTGCAATGCACGCCCGACGGCAACAGAGGATGA
- a CDS encoding FGGY-family carbohydrate kinase, with amino-acid sequence MFLLGIDYGTGGAKTTIIDPQGTVLGYAFEEYPLLTPHPGWSEHDPHLYWEIACRIIRKAIAEAKIDARQIKGIAVSSALPSLVMVDADHNPVNNAYNLMDKRATEQVQWLKDHLGQDKVFEISKNRLDDHPSLVNLMWEKAHRPDDFKRICKALTIDGYITLRLTGKPTCHYSGAAFYGVAYSLLERRFERDLLERIGIPQTLLPDLCRCEEIVGTVTRRAAEATGLAPGTPVAAGQVDCNAGWVGAGAIEEGDIQMNLGTCGNFGIVHRDTQFHDTMIAFAYTTDSENTYVTVPTTTTGGQLIRYMRDNFYQAELMAQAETGVDPYDVINAEAAPVPPGAEGLVALPFLMGERTPIWDVYARGTLFGLSMHHTRGHVIRAMMESVAYALYDSFRIVRATGRRINTPIVLNEGGAKSPLWRRIITDVFNVPTVLVERRTGAPYGDAILAGVATGLFKDFSIARQWTKYIEPMEPDPEKHEIYMEYFDLYKGLYEHVRDDYRVLAALREKHHTR; translated from the coding sequence ATGTTCCTTCTGGGAATCGATTACGGAACGGGCGGCGCCAAGACGACGATCATCGACCCGCAAGGCACCGTCCTGGGCTATGCCTTCGAGGAATACCCCCTTCTGACGCCGCATCCCGGCTGGTCCGAGCACGATCCACATCTCTACTGGGAGATCGCCTGCCGCATCATCCGCAAGGCTATCGCCGAAGCGAAGATCGACGCCCGGCAGATCAAAGGCATCGCGGTCTCCTCGGCCCTGCCGTCACTGGTCATGGTGGACGCAGATCACAACCCCGTCAACAATGCGTATAACCTGATGGACAAGCGCGCGACCGAGCAGGTCCAGTGGCTCAAGGACCACCTCGGCCAGGACAAGGTCTTCGAGATCTCCAAGAACCGTCTCGACGACCATCCGAGCCTGGTGAACCTGATGTGGGAGAAGGCCCACCGGCCGGACGATTTCAAGAGGATCTGCAAGGCGCTGACCATCGATGGCTACATCACGCTGCGACTCACGGGCAAACCGACCTGTCACTATTCAGGCGCGGCCTTTTACGGCGTCGCGTACAGCCTCTTGGAGCGCCGCTTCGAGAGAGACCTTCTTGAGCGGATCGGCATTCCGCAGACCCTGCTACCCGATCTGTGCCGCTGCGAAGAGATCGTGGGCACGGTGACACGTCGAGCCGCCGAGGCAACCGGCCTGGCGCCGGGCACGCCCGTCGCCGCCGGTCAGGTGGACTGCAACGCCGGGTGGGTCGGCGCCGGCGCGATCGAAGAAGGCGACATCCAGATGAACCTGGGCACCTGCGGCAACTTCGGCATCGTCCATCGCGACACGCAGTTCCACGACACGATGATCGCCTTCGCCTACACGACCGATTCGGAGAACACCTACGTCACCGTCCCGACCACCACCACGGGCGGCCAGCTCATCCGGTACATGCGGGACAACTTCTATCAGGCCGAACTGATGGCCCAGGCTGAAACGGGCGTCGATCCGTACGACGTCATCAACGCCGAGGCTGCGCCCGTGCCGCCCGGCGCCGAAGGACTCGTGGCATTGCCGTTTCTGATGGGCGAGCGCACGCCGATCTGGGACGTCTACGCGCGCGGGACGCTCTTCGGCCTGAGCATGCACCATACGCGCGGCCACGTCATCCGGGCCATGATGGAGTCCGTGGCCTACGCGCTGTACGATTCCTTTCGGATCGTCCGGGCGACCGGCCGAAGGATCAACACGCCGATCGTGCTCAACGAAGGCGGCGCCAAGAGCCCGCTGTGGCGCCGGATCATCACCGATGTTTTCAATGTCCCCACTGTGCTGGTCGAACGTCGGACCGGCGCGCCTTACGGCGACGCCATCCTGGCCGGCGTGGCGACCGGCTTGTTCAAAGACTTCTCCATCGCCCGCCAGTGGACCAAGTACATCGAGCCCATGGAACCCGACCCGGAGAAGCACGAAATCTACATGGAATACTTCGATCTATACAAGGGTCTGTACGAGCACGTCCGGGACGACTACCGCGTCCTGGCGGCTCTGCGCGAGAAGCATCACACGCGGTAG
- a CDS encoding DUF4038 domain-containing protein — protein MRRISATIFCCLVLIVSGLTGPACAREIQFSDASRQVEVYDFMESIIHVKDPDVANPFTDVSVQGIFRTGGQQSIRVDGFCDSPDGRVFRIRFMPTRPGRYEYTIQYKQKDVERTHQGSFTAVNAGRKGLLRVDPENRWHFIWEGTGEHYFWNGTTTYYLMGWDDETIRRSIDRLHRLKINRLRVLVYGRNNPRPWGQPVVPTETFKLHLNPWLAERPDDIKDPGFDLTRFNLDHWQKYERLLKYAREKDMVVSVILYIGGQVLPTPFEADSEEERLYYRYTVARLAAFSNVTWDLGNEYNFHRTAPDWADRMGHMVKEWDPYDHLTSAHNVTHRTPKSTWLDMQLIQRWDSGQTAFMLSQRAEQEKTGYIIPQINEEYGYEDLWEKYPGQRAAETRRKDAWEIYMAGCYQTTGESARQGTGVLPDTGGGWVNGRGDDTMTMLLGYSHIVDFFTAFDWWNCQPLSEAVEGPASCLGKPGQLYILYFREGGRTNVRLTDHQYRGRWFNPRTGRWKGTCQGSGPGWTTPPTPDDNDWVLWLERDDTLKDTTPPEIVSVVTSGQGDRILIAFDERPETASATNPANYRITPEVKIRKVSLQGRHDKTATLSVEPLQEDRPYTLTVEGIRDRADNRMKATERSFEFIPAGRPLVELTFDEGQGQTARNTGTTRQTIPHADVMRQGPTWSTNTPPGGGSHSVDFGNEAGPHAVDLPREATKVLEGLASFTVTAWVNPTSNKEGPGGNRIVHMADTLGSRAGIDLVITRDGRLKIGVNEWPDSTAAVSEPGLVPMGGNEGEDNWLFIAVTYDSTAPKEHVKLYIGAPETGVRLHKAISYDRGPVGKGAGILTIGHFNPSLRANHSDRMFRGLIDEVRIFGSRTDGAGALSLERISAMQTAAPTR, from the coding sequence ATGAGACGCATTTCGGCAACCATCTTCTGTTGCCTTGTTCTGATCGTGTCCGGCTTGACGGGGCCCGCTTGTGCCAGGGAGATCCAATTCTCCGACGCCTCCCGCCAAGTGGAAGTCTACGATTTCATGGAGTCGATCATTCATGTCAAGGACCCGGACGTCGCCAATCCGTTCACCGATGTATCGGTGCAGGGAATCTTCCGGACCGGCGGGCAGCAGTCGATCCGCGTGGACGGCTTCTGCGACTCGCCCGACGGCAGGGTGTTTCGCATCCGCTTCATGCCGACGCGCCCGGGACGCTACGAGTATACAATCCAGTACAAACAGAAGGACGTGGAGCGAACACACCAGGGCTCCTTCACCGCCGTCAACGCGGGACGCAAGGGCCTGCTCCGCGTCGACCCCGAGAACCGCTGGCACTTCATCTGGGAAGGCACCGGCGAGCACTACTTCTGGAATGGGACGACCACCTACTATCTGATGGGGTGGGACGATGAGACGATCCGCCGGAGCATCGACCGACTGCACCGGCTGAAGATCAACCGCCTCCGCGTCCTGGTCTACGGCCGTAACAATCCCCGCCCGTGGGGCCAGCCCGTGGTGCCGACGGAGACGTTCAAACTGCACCTGAACCCCTGGCTCGCGGAGCGACCGGACGACATCAAAGACCCCGGATTCGACCTGACACGGTTCAACCTCGACCACTGGCAGAAGTACGAGCGGCTTCTGAAGTACGCCCGCGAGAAGGACATGGTCGTCTCGGTCATCCTCTACATTGGCGGGCAAGTTCTCCCCACGCCATTCGAGGCCGACAGTGAGGAAGAGCGGCTCTACTATCGCTACACGGTCGCGAGGCTCGCGGCCTTCTCAAACGTGACCTGGGACTTGGGCAATGAATACAACTTTCACCGCACGGCGCCGGACTGGGCCGATCGGATGGGCCACATGGTCAAGGAATGGGACCCGTATGACCATCTGACCTCGGCACACAACGTCACACATCGCACGCCGAAGTCCACCTGGCTGGACATGCAACTGATTCAGCGATGGGACAGCGGCCAAACCGCATTCATGCTCAGCCAGCGAGCCGAGCAGGAGAAGACGGGCTACATCATTCCCCAGATCAATGAAGAATACGGCTACGAGGACCTGTGGGAGAAGTATCCCGGCCAGCGGGCGGCTGAGACGCGTCGCAAGGATGCCTGGGAGATCTACATGGCCGGCTGTTACCAGACGACCGGCGAGTCGGCCCGGCAGGGTACCGGCGTCCTGCCCGATACCGGTGGCGGCTGGGTCAACGGCCGGGGCGACGACACGATGACCATGCTCCTGGGCTACAGCCATATCGTCGATTTCTTTACCGCCTTTGATTGGTGGAACTGCCAGCCGCTCAGCGAAGCGGTCGAAGGTCCGGCCTCCTGTCTCGGCAAGCCGGGACAGCTCTACATCCTCTACTTCCGCGAGGGCGGCCGGACCAATGTCCGGCTCACCGACCACCAGTATCGCGGCAGATGGTTCAACCCGCGAACCGGTCGATGGAAAGGCACCTGCCAGGGGTCAGGCCCCGGCTGGACCACGCCGCCGACGCCCGACGACAACGACTGGGTCCTGTGGCTCGAGCGAGACGACACTTTGAAGGACACGACACCCCCTGAGATCGTATCGGTGGTCACAAGCGGTCAGGGTGATAGGATTCTCATCGCGTTTGATGAGCGACCCGAAACGGCTTCCGCAACGAATCCCGCCAACTACCGCATCACGCCGGAGGTGAAGATTCGCAAGGTTTCGCTCCAAGGCCGCCACGACAAGACGGCCACCCTGTCCGTAGAACCTCTGCAGGAGGATCGCCCATACACGTTGACCGTCGAGGGCATCCGGGACCGTGCAGACAACCGCATGAAGGCCACGGAACGGTCCTTCGAGTTCATTCCCGCCGGCCGGCCGTTGGTCGAATTGACGTTTGACGAGGGACAAGGGCAAACGGCGAGGAACACAGGAACCACTCGGCAGACCATCCCACATGCGGACGTGATGCGACAGGGACCAACGTGGTCCACGAACACTCCGCCGGGCGGCGGTTCGCACAGTGTGGACTTCGGCAACGAAGCCGGGCCGCACGCGGTCGATCTACCCAGAGAAGCCACCAAAGTGCTTGAAGGATTGGCGTCCTTCACCGTCACCGCGTGGGTCAACCCCACAAGCAACAAGGAAGGCCCCGGCGGCAATCGGATCGTACACATGGCCGACACGCTGGGCTCGCGCGCAGGAATCGACCTGGTTATCACGCGGGATGGCCGTCTGAAGATCGGCGTGAATGAATGGCCCGACAGTACGGCAGCCGTCAGTGAACCAGGTCTGGTTCCGATGGGTGGAAACGAAGGCGAGGACAACTGGCTGTTCATTGCCGTCACCTACGATTCCACGGCTCCAAAGGAGCATGTGAAGCTCTACATCGGCGCTCCGGAAACCGGTGTCCGGCTGCACAAAGCCATCTCGTACGACCGGGGCCCCGTAGGCAAGGGCGCCGGGATACTGACCATCGGACATTTCAATCCGAGCCTCCGGGCCAACCACAGCGACCGCATGTTCCGAGGGCTCATCGACGAGGTGCGGATCTTCGGCAGCAGAACCGACGGAGCCGGCGCGTTGTCGCTTGAACGAATCAGCGCCATGCAGACAGCCGCCCCCACGCGCTAG
- a CDS encoding NAD(P)H-dependent oxidoreductase, which produces MELVRKLKQRQAEGNPVSVGLIGCGQMGSGLAHTINNIDGMTVRAIADIDPQRGIATFREMGVPRDAICSAETAGQLQDALAAHRVAVTPNAELLTQAETIEANVEATGVPDVGAFIALRSIENRKPIIMLNVETDVTVGAHLNHLARKTGALYTVASGDEPGVCKMLFDQAVLMGFEVICLGKCKNNPIDYDMTPQRCEAEARSKDMNSKILASFIDGTKTMVEMAAVSNATGLLPDRPGMHGAKVEIEDLARTFVPREAGGIFAHRGTVEYSTGRFAPGVFAVVYTDDARIRKDMKFITKAEGPYYLHYRPYHLCDLETPQSIAEAVLLHEVTVAAETMHSEVVAVAKRNLQAGARIGGIGSADIYGRIYTYAEAQKQKAVPLGIAPGGVVTRDIAKGEVLSQTAFAPDDSTFIYKLRQQQDEWLVREGRSA; this is translated from the coding sequence TTGGAACTCGTTCGCAAACTCAAGCAGCGACAGGCCGAGGGCAACCCGGTTTCTGTGGGCCTGATCGGCTGCGGCCAGATGGGATCGGGACTCGCTCACACGATCAACAACATCGACGGCATGACCGTACGCGCCATCGCCGACATCGATCCCCAGCGCGGGATCGCCACCTTTCGCGAGATGGGCGTTCCACGCGACGCCATCTGCTCGGCCGAAACGGCCGGACAGCTTCAGGATGCGCTAGCGGCCCATCGTGTGGCGGTTACGCCGAACGCAGAACTTCTCACGCAGGCCGAGACGATCGAGGCCAACGTCGAGGCAACCGGCGTGCCCGACGTCGGCGCATTCATCGCGCTGCGCTCCATCGAGAACCGCAAGCCCATCATCATGCTCAACGTCGAAACCGATGTCACTGTAGGCGCCCATCTCAATCATCTGGCCCGCAAGACCGGCGCGCTCTACACGGTGGCCTCCGGCGATGAACCGGGGGTGTGCAAGATGCTGTTCGATCAGGCCGTGCTGATGGGCTTCGAGGTGATCTGCCTGGGCAAATGCAAGAACAACCCCATCGACTACGACATGACGCCGCAGCGATGCGAGGCCGAGGCACGCTCGAAGGACATGAACTCCAAGATCCTTGCGTCGTTCATCGACGGCACGAAGACGATGGTGGAGATGGCGGCCGTCTCCAATGCCACCGGCCTGCTGCCCGACCGGCCCGGGATGCACGGCGCAAAGGTTGAGATCGAGGACCTGGCTCGCACATTTGTCCCCAGGGAAGCCGGGGGCATCTTCGCGCACCGAGGCACCGTGGAGTATTCCACGGGCCGCTTTGCCCCGGGCGTCTTTGCCGTCGTCTACACGGACGATGCGCGAATCCGCAAGGACATGAAGTTCATCACCAAGGCCGAGGGTCCGTATTACCTCCACTATCGGCCTTACCACCTGTGCGATTTGGAGACGCCGCAGTCGATTGCCGAAGCGGTCCTGCTCCATGAGGTCACGGTGGCGGCCGAGACCATGCATTCCGAAGTCGTCGCCGTCGCCAAACGCAATCTCCAGGCCGGCGCCAGGATCGGAGGGATCGGAAGCGCCGACATCTATGGACGGATCTATACCTACGCTGAGGCGCAGAAACAGAAGGCTGTCCCGCTTGGAATCGCGCCCGGAGGCGTGGTGACGCGCGACATCGCCAAAGGCGAGGTTCTCTCACAGACTGCTTTCGCGCCGGACGATTCGACCTTCATCTACAAGTTGCGCCAACAGCAGGATGAATGGCTCGTCCGGGAAGGACGGAGTGCATGA